A region from the Mya arenaria isolate MELC-2E11 chromosome 2, ASM2691426v1 genome encodes:
- the LOC128208914 gene encoding uncharacterized protein LOC128208914 isoform X1: protein MKPDTLEELNKLVAAVRTSLHARRAENSKCIQRTFSGDDRTWKHPGDIENVSSQGSMQGAAPPYIPGWAGFSGHDVYQQGVPGFQPSLSMAALAPPSALQPPGAMSGLGNLPHRMPSPWHPHLPSVNSLPVNGLQSVLPDVNGYALEKELRAASGASLDHRAFSHSANGIYAHSQAPPLDSIYQRHLESNKFSDLSISKSSHMESSKVDTYSFNHSSNIQSAPNSSTFNISPGINDVSSSSLKWKSVYMPNTNSSVENYTHSREPMSYRDPGQMSTSTSLSLPVVTSAAPQHSNVISYYSEPRDRDRYSIPAGFPSEMASREAAKILAESHVSDMTLRPQQASENRHRTSPFMNISNNVHRQHNAPPFEEIFQKLPSKLGMPNDMRPENAPQYSSLPPPSKASQSKVPDFWSQFGLPQPFMDQNGLNLQPQGAENAHVKRQYEHEHQEESLPKPSKKQKVKNLPEITHPDSSGPVLQMSDGKCKSPKSDNRRGIFAPNPEIDALVNAKVCEIMAAIKQKEKPVPTDSCETRKSPKQEKKAQSSAHSNHPTFVHAPHGETNYPANGKSVDIDPYKFPQSDEHARLSNQVMDMRMNRKGVMLENPQTSSSSRSFEPGNAHAQHGSSSIQSVVDYSIEAMICKTGEKPAPHPQPSKHEQLMHQVNEVRQIKQDHGRVSPCCGNCEQLGVQSSEHCTNHKHLQLKENMQMATHLQQKGNLQMATHLQQQKGNKQMATHLQQKGNLQMASHKHGQSAHSSDPFKFTDEPTAEIKPIYKPYKFMNSAIKSEKPEKRVFDTFASGLETKSKMDLTDKYRQFLKINQKENTLFNAVRKGIKTEKNVNKAAKYSVIKSEKLQGQVFPKKNLTYGIKSSNALLKRSRLHGVKLPNVRQKWRNNVKYVQRQKDDNDFAKKLMKNLGFKPLTLHDLVTKSKKLTLPKTYFSGKTTIASSVLSSENKTACRDRVSPKALENISHEFLEVKNQAKNEMEMKEVKPLTAMPFHRSRSFECLASDIDVSEKRFRSNSIDLGSPQKTNNKQHACQQQQSLPLVQGGLNNQAPQSCDLSQMEAISSQISDLRERVTGGNQNLEQNLVEEVPRCSCLASDSMINEAVEGPYYTHLGSGRSVEAIRVILENRTGVYGSAVRIEKLRYSGKEGKSPQGCPIAKWIVRRGSVEEKYLALVRHRVGHVCDKAWIIIGLVAWEGVPATQADHLYDYLSTTLPSYGNETERRCGTNDRKTCACQGADLMKRGASFSFGCSWSMYFNGCKFARSTHARKFRLKNESAEQLLEDKLQELASQVGPLYKQCAPDAHANQSHFSKMAQDCRLGDSGPFSGVTACVDFCAHAHKDIHNMNNGSTVVVTLTKHRGLSKPDDEQLHVLPMYVLDPTDERGSFEGQFAKIQNGSLEVLHQFPLEARMRAQPLESCKKRKMAKKGAGKRMTKNGIYGWDSSSSAQSTPQKSMDMMSNQSGASHSGSLDNTPVKNAASDLDLKSDKPVSYEDLMAMSQHTQFNALYDKFWDYFYAFGVFPPPSILAQCIDKAAPSIQRSAKLPFTSHAQLNGGMADPYRVTSEQQKFDQQHAVPLHSNIAASSQGQHQSIPQLNKPVKVENMYGDHRANGQYVENCNNKAVHPSFGSNARIGDIHQPNDSGNIVENLSSHGTIPETISLTKEHKSNQPPARGIPTENGALDLSFSSNSSKSSQPALHNEQNLHEHSLLNKHASGNEHPTSSYQSPLDMLSQAVDMRSKNVGFNGTLTYTNGSNSQENHPPPSGYFYQSHHEAAYQNGRSSAFNKNQEQNQPFNHLFAEKNSGNQEFSNTQRLENTGQHNPSAFPSHHQGFSEQVSMGPGQPNMGPHSFNPQKLACGENLAPTLGPQPEQREPSLIDPDVVKCEMEYNEAAFRDPEMGGVAIALCHGAVLFEVAKRELHATTGLRNPNRYHPTRISLVFYQHKNLNTERHGMYAYEKKLEQLKMKRIEKMQLERGYVDMREIEDSFKGGKKRKVNSEEAKEEEELAQLVQQSQAPYRYMWDCSTARAETSTSAVTSTRWVEPCPMVTGPYQKWA from the exons AACGTTTCATCTCAGGGAAGCATGCAGGGTGCGGCCCCACCATACATTCCGGGCTGGGCAGGGTTCTCTGGCCATGATGTGTACCAGCAGGGAGTGCCAGGGTTCCAGCCCTCCCTGTCTATGGCTGCCCTAGCTCCACCCTCAGCCCTACAACCCCCGGGGGCAATGTCTGGGCTGGGGAACCTGCCTCACAGAATGCCCTCCCCCTGGCACCCGCACCTGCCCTCTGTCAACTCATTGCCAGTGAATGGTCTACAGTCCGTACTCCCTGATGTGAATGGATATGCATTGGAAAAGGAGCTAAGGGCAGCTAGTGGTGCAAGTTTGGATCACAGAGCATTCTCTCACTCTGCTAATGGAATTTATGCACATAGTCAAGCACCTCCTTTAGACAGTATATATCAGCGCCATCTAGAATCTAATAAATTTTCTGATCTCAGCATTTCTAAATCATCTCATATGGAGTCAAGCAAAGTTGACACCTATTCATTTAATCATTCAAGCAACATTCAGTCTGCACCCAATAGCTCTACGTTCAACATTTCTCCAGGAATAAATGATGTTTCATCATCTTCTCTCAAGTGGAAAAGTGTGTACATGCCAAATACGAATTCATCAGTAGAGAACTATACTCATAGCAGGGAGCCAATGAGCTACAGGGATCCTGGTCAAATGTCTACCTCAACTAGCCTCTCACTACCAGTGGTGACATCTGCTGCCCCCCAGCACAGCAATGTGATCTCCTACTACTCCGAACCCAGGGACAGGGACAGATACTCCATACCAGCAGGCTTTCCAAGTGAAATGGCTAGTAGGGAGGCAGCGAAGATATTGGCAGAATCTCATGTCTCTGATATGACTCTCAGGCCCCAACAGGCTTCAGAAAATAGACATAGGACCTCGCCTTTTATGAACATATCAAACAACGTGCATAGGCAGCATAATGCACCAccttttgaagaaatatttcaaaagcttCCATCGAAATTAGGCATGCCAAATGATATGAGACCGGAGAATGCTCCTCAATATTCATCTCTTCCCCCTCCGTCAAAGGCAAGCCAAAGCAAGGTTCCAGACTTCTGGAGTCAGTTTGGTTTGCCTCAACCATTTATGGATCAGAATGGACTTAATCTCCAACCACAAGGAGCTGAAAACGCACATGTGAAGAGGCAATATGAGCATGAACATCAAGAAGAAAGTCTGCCCAAGCCTTCAAAGAAACAGAAGGTAAAAAATTTACCAGAAATAACCCATCCAGACAGTTCAGGACCTGTTCTTCAAATGTCAGATGGCAAATGTAAATCACCCAAAAGTGATAACAGGAGAGGCATATTTGCTCCTAATCCGGAGATTGATGCTCTTGTTAATGCCAAAGTCTGTGAAATTATGGCAGCTATAAAGCAGAAGGAGAAGCCTGTACCAACGGACAGTTGTGAGACCCGCAAATCTCCCAAACAGGAGAAGAAGGCACAAAGCAGTGCTCATTCTAACCATCCAACTTTTGTTCATGCCCCACATGGAGAAACAAATTACCCTGCCAATGGAAAGTCAGTAGACATTGACCCATACAAGTTCCCTCAAAGTGATGAACATGCTAGGCTCTCAAATCAGGTGATGGACATGAGGATGAATAGGAAGGGAGTTATGTTAGAGAACCCCCAGACAAGCAGCTCTTCTAGGTCCTTTGAGCCTGGAAATGCCCACGCTCAACATGGTAGCAGCTCTATCCAGTCAGTAGTGGATTACTCCATTGAAGCCATGATTTGTAAAACAGGTGAAAAGCCAGCACCCCATCCACAACCATCAAAACATGAGCAGCTGATGCACCAAGTGAATGAAGTGAGGCAGATAAAGCAGGATCATGGTAGAGTATCGCCGTGCTGTGGAAACTGTGAACAGCTTGGTGTTCAGTCTTCAGAGCATTGCACAAACCACAAACACTTACAGCTGAAGGAAAATATGCAGATGGCAACACACTTACAACAGAAAGGGAATTTGCAGATGGCAACACACTTACAGCAGCAGAAAGGAAATAAACAGATGGCAACACACTTACAGCAGAAAGGAAATTTGCAGATGGCAAGTCACAAGCATGGTCAGTCAGCTCACTCTAGTGACCCATTTAAATTTACAGATGAACCTACAGCAGAGATTAAACCCATTTATAAACCATACAAATTCATGAATAGTGCAATCAAATCAGAGAAACCTGAAAAAAGAGTGTTTGACACATTTGCAAGTGGACTTGAAACAAAGTCAAAAATGGATCTGACTGACAAATACAGGCAGTTCttgaaaataaaccaaaaagaaaatactttattCAATGCAGTCAGAAAAGgaataaaaactgaaaagaATGTAAATAAGGCAGCAAAATACAGTGTAATTAAATCTGAAAAACTGCAAGGACAGGTTTTCCCAAAGAAGAATCTTACGTATGGAATAAAGTCTTCAAATGCCCTGTTGAAGCGGAGCAGACTGCATGGTGTAAAATTACCAAATGTGAGACAGAAGTGGAGAAATAATGTCAAATATGTACAGAGACAGAAAGATGACAATGACTTTGCAAAGAAATTGATGAAAAACCTTGGATTTAAACCTCTTACATTACATGATTTAgttacaaaaagtaaaaagcTAACACTTCCAAAAACCTATTTCAGTGGTAAAACAACTATTGCATCTAGCGTTCTAAGTTCAGAAAATAAAACTGCATGTCGAGACAGAGTTTCTCCAAAGGCTCTAGAAAACATCAGCCATGAATTTCTGGAAGTGAAGAATCAAGCCAAAAATGAGATGGAGATGAAAGAAGTAAAACCATTGACTGCCATGCCATTTCACAGATCAAGGAGCTTTGAATGTCTAGCATCTGATATAGATGTGTCTGAAAAAAGGTTTCGATCAAATTCAATAGACCTTGGCAGCCCACAGAAGACCAATAATAAGCAACATGCCTGTCAACAGCAACAAAGTTTACCCCTGGTGCAGGGTGGACTCAATAATCAAGCACCACAGTCATGTGATTTGAGCCAGATGGAAGCGATCTCGTCACAGATCAGTGATCTTCGTGAGCGGGTTACGGGTGGCAACCAGAACCTGGAACAAAACCTTGTCGAGGAGGTGCCTCGCTGCTCCTGCTTGGCTTCAGACA GCATGATCAATGAGGCAGTTGAAGGGCCGTACTACACCCACCTTGGTTCTGGGCGCAGTGTGGAGGCCATCAGGGTTATACTAGAAAACAG GACTGGAGTTTATGGGAGTGCTGTGAGGATTGAGAAGCTGCGATACTCCGGCAAGGAAGGCAAGAGTCCCCAGGGATGTCCCATAGCCAAATGG ATTGTGCGCCGAGGCAGTGTGGAGGAGAAGTACCTGGCACTGGTGCGACACCGGGTTGGACATGTGTGTGACAAGGCATGGATCATCATTGGGCTTGTGGCCTGGGAGGGGGTGCCTGCCACACAGGCGGACCACTTGTACGACTACCTGAGCACCACCCTGCCCTCTTATGGCAATGAGACAGAGCGTCGCTGTGGCACAAATGACAG GAAAACTTGTGCATGCCAGGGAGCTGACTTGATGAAACGTGGAGCCTCATTCTCATTTGGGTGTTCCTGGAGCATGTATTTCAACGGCTGCAAGTTTGCTCGCAGTACACATGCGCGCAAGTTCAGACTCAAGAATGAAAGTGCT GAGCAGTTGTTGGAGGATAAGCTGCAGGAGTTGGCCTCCCAAGTAGGGCCCCTCTACAAGCAGTGTGCCCCCGACGCCCATGCCAACCAG TCCCACTTTTCCAAGATGGCCCAGGATTGTCGCCTGGGAGACAGTGGCCCATTCTCAGGTGTGACCGCCTGTGTCGACTTCTGTGCCCATGCCCATAAAGACATCCACAACATGAACAACGGCAGTACTGTG gttgtgaccttgaccaagCACAGAGGCCTGTCTAAGCCAGACGATGAGCAACTGCATGTGCTGCCAATGTACGTTCTAGACCCTACAGACGAGCGGGGCAGCTTTGAGGGCCAGTTTGCCAAAATCCAAAATGGTTCACTGGAAGTGCTTCACCAGTTCCCCCTGGAGGCCAGGATGCGGGCTCAGCCTCTCGAGTCCTGTAAGAAACGCAAGATGGCCAAGAAAGGTGCAGGCAAGAGAATGACCAAGAATGGCATCTATGGCTGGGATTCCTCATCTTCTGCCCAGTCCACACCACAGAAAAGTATGGACATGATGTCAAACCAGTCTGGGGCCAGCCACTCTGGATCACTTGACAACACCCCGGTGAAAAATGCAGCAAGTGATCTTGATCTCAAGAGTGACAAGCCAGTTTCCTACGAAGATCTTATGGCAATGTCCCAGCATACTCAGTTTAATGCTCTCTACGACAAGTTTTGGGACTACTTCTACGCTTTTGGTGTGTTCCCACCACCTTCCATACTTGCACAGTGTATTGACAAGGCAGCTCCATCCATCCAAAGGTCTGCAAAACTGCCCTTTACATCCCATGCTCAGCTTAATGGAGGAATGGCTGACCCCTACAGAGTGACCTCAGAGCAACAAAAGTTTGATCAACAACATGCAGTGCCTTTACATTCTAACATTGCTGCTAGTTCTCAAGGACAACACCAGAGTATACCTCAATTAAACAAACCAGTGAAGGTTGAGAACATGTATGGTGATCATAGAGCCAATGGACAGTATGTTgaaaattgtaataataaagcTGTCCATCCTAGCTTTGGAAGTAATGCTAGAATTGGTGATATACATCAGCCTAATGACAGTGGAAATATAGTGGAAAATTTATCCTCACACGGTACAATTCCTGAAactatttctttaacaaaagaACATAAAAGTAACCAGCCTCCAGCTAGAGGGATACCTACTGAAAATGGCGCTTTGGATTTATCTTTCTCTTCAAACAGCAGTAAATCATCTCAGCCAGCATTGCATAATGAACAAAATCTACATGAACACAGTTTGTTGAACAAACATGCATCAGGGAATGAACATCCTACATCATCGTACCAGTCACCACTAGACATGCTGTCCCAGGCTGTGGACATGAGAAGCAAGAATGTTGGCTTTAATGGGACACTGACGTATACAAATGGCTCAAACTCTCAGGAAAACCATCCACCTCCATCAGGATATTTTTATCAGTCACATCATGAAGCAGCATACCAGAATGGCAGATCTAGTGCTTTCAACAAGAATCAGGAACAAAATCAACCATTCAATCATTTATTTGCTGAGAAAAATTCAGGGAATCAGGAATTTTCAAATACTCAAAGGCTAGAAAATACCGGGCAGCATAATCCTTCTGCCTTTCCTTCTCACCATCAAGGTTTTAGTGAACAAGTCTCAATGGGTCCAGGGCAGCCCAACATGGGCCCACACAGTTTTAATCCACAGAAACTAGCATGTGGAGAAAACCTGGCTCCTACTTTGGGTCCACAACCAGAACAAAGGGAGCCCAGTTTGATAGATCCAGATGTCGTCAAGTGTGAAATGGAGTACAACGAGGCCGCCTTCCGAGATCCTGAGATGGGTGGGGTAGCAATTGCATTGTGTCACGGAGCCGTCCTTTTTGAGGTGGCAAAGCGCGAGTTGCACGCCACCACTGGCCTAAGAAATCCCAATAGGTACCATCCTACTAGAATTTCCCTAGTGTTTTACCAACACAAGAATCTGAACACCGAAAGACATGGAATGTATGCCTATGAGAAGAAACTGGAGCAGTTGAAAATGAAGCGCATTGAAAAGATGCAGCTTGAGAGAGGCTATGTTGATATGAGAGAGATAGAAGACAGTTTCAAGGGTGGGAAGAAGCGGAAGGTGAACAGCGAGGAGGCGAAGGAGGAGGAGGAGCTGGCGCAGCTAGTACAGCAGTCCCAGGCCCCATACCGCTACATGTGGGACTGCAGCACTGCCCGTGCCGAAACCAGCACCTCTGCCGTCACTTCCACCAGGTGGGTGGAGCCCTGCCCCATGGTCACCGGCCCCTACCAGAAGTGGGCATGA